From the Leptospira biflexa serovar Patoc strain 'Patoc 1 (Paris)' genome, one window contains:
- a CDS encoding chloride channel protein: protein MRLPFGLNAVLSIQGPRSIYVFSLLIGLLSGFGAYGFNWALTWTESFTFGNLIGYDPGTPAGDLNFHSVGTVAVLSPLWILFLPAIGGLLVGIITSFFCPEAQGGGTDSLIHSFHFNEGKIHTKVPFFKAIATILTLGSGGSGGKEGPTAQIGAGFGSSLANFLGAGARARRTLMLAGTAGGLGAIFRAPLGGAITAVEMVYQEDIESDSLVPCILSSVTAYLTYTSIAGSGSIFSVQEYSLNDYRHIPLYIVLGLLCYVVGYFFVKVYHFVQDIFSKLPLPNYLKPAFGGLIVGCIALLFPEVLGSGFGLIQRMINGEVLTSTSFGFSGPFFLLAVAIFKVFSTSLTVGSGSSGGLLGPSFAIGGMLGAFVGTMANVLFPELNIIVFPFLLVGMGSFFAGVARAPIAGMIMVCDMIGSYALLPALMIVSMIAVVLSHKISIYRNQIKNRFLSPSHHWDMNQDIMDRIRILDHFTEFRKYAMVSEHLSLTQLQSNAPGIQASDFILIGSNEEYKGIVSLRKNRILPEYEAELKNLITCGEIVQDVPAVSQSDTLGKALRILLEYDVDKLAIVEDNRCLGYLRYIDLFNAYQNEVKNKNKQRKAV from the coding sequence TCCCATTTGGTCTAAATGCTGTGCTTTCGATCCAAGGACCAAGGTCGATTTATGTCTTTTCTCTCTTGATCGGTCTACTTTCCGGGTTTGGGGCATACGGGTTCAATTGGGCCCTCACATGGACTGAATCCTTCACCTTCGGTAATCTCATCGGATATGACCCAGGTACTCCCGCAGGTGACCTAAATTTCCATTCGGTGGGAACCGTAGCGGTTTTATCTCCCTTATGGATCTTATTTTTGCCTGCCATCGGCGGATTACTTGTTGGAATCATCACCAGTTTTTTTTGCCCAGAAGCGCAAGGGGGAGGAACCGATTCCCTCATCCATTCCTTTCATTTCAATGAAGGAAAAATTCATACAAAGGTTCCGTTTTTTAAAGCAATTGCCACCATACTCACATTAGGTTCTGGAGGATCGGGGGGGAAGGAAGGTCCTACAGCTCAAATCGGAGCAGGATTCGGATCAAGTCTCGCTAATTTTTTAGGAGCTGGGGCAAGGGCCAGGCGAACTCTGATGCTTGCAGGAACAGCAGGAGGTTTGGGTGCCATCTTTCGTGCTCCGTTAGGTGGTGCGATCACAGCCGTGGAGATGGTATACCAAGAAGACATTGAAAGTGATTCGCTTGTTCCTTGTATTTTATCTTCTGTGACTGCATATCTGACATATACGAGTATTGCTGGCAGCGGATCCATTTTTTCCGTTCAAGAATACAGTTTGAATGACTACAGGCATATTCCCCTCTACATCGTGCTTGGTCTTTTGTGTTATGTGGTGGGTTATTTTTTTGTGAAGGTATACCACTTCGTTCAGGATATATTTTCAAAACTACCATTGCCAAATTATTTGAAACCAGCGTTTGGTGGTCTTATCGTTGGCTGTATTGCATTACTTTTTCCAGAAGTGTTAGGTTCTGGTTTTGGTCTCATCCAAAGAATGATCAATGGGGAAGTGCTAACATCTACTAGTTTTGGCTTTTCGGGGCCGTTTTTTTTACTCGCAGTCGCTATCTTTAAAGTGTTTTCAACTTCTCTCACTGTAGGATCCGGAAGTTCGGGTGGTTTACTTGGACCTTCTTTTGCCATCGGAGGAATGTTAGGTGCATTTGTGGGTACAATGGCAAATGTTTTGTTTCCAGAACTGAATATCATTGTTTTCCCATTTTTACTTGTTGGGATGGGTTCCTTTTTTGCAGGAGTGGCAAGGGCTCCCATTGCTGGAATGATTATGGTTTGTGATATGATTGGAAGTTATGCTTTATTACCAGCGCTTATGATTGTTTCCATGATCGCAGTGGTACTCTCTCATAAAATTTCAATCTACCGCAATCAAATCAAAAATCGATTTTTATCACCATCTCATCATTGGGATATGAACCAAGACATAATGGATCGCATTCGGATTTTGGATCATTTTACTGAGTTTAGAAAGTATGCAATGGTTTCAGAACATTTATCGTTAACCCAATTGCAGTCGAATGCTCCCGGCATCCAAGCAAGTGATTTTATTTTGATTGGATCCAATGAGGAATACAAAGGAATTGTTTCCCTCAGAAAAAATAGAATCCTTCCAGAATATGAAGCAGAGCTTAAAAATTTAATTACCTGCGGTGAAATTGTACAAGATGTGCCAGCCGTGTCTCAATCAGATACTTTGGGCAAAGCCCTTCGTATTTTATTGGAATATGATGTCGACAAACTCGCTATTGTTGAAGACAATCGATGTTTAGGATATTTACGTTATATTGATTTATTCAATGCATATCAAAACGAAGTCAAAAATAAAAACAAACAAAGAAAAGCTGTATGA
- a CDS encoding ATP-dependent zinc protease, whose protein sequence is MIHSIGTNHSKIIKFQFRFYRIFNVFVILFLFANCFGSGQVVEKKPDQHIKPITIPPQYLKPIVGRVEWVEFPNWKLKLRARIDTGALSCSINAVNIERVTENGETYILFDTFVNEKPVRLKSKFVKEAKVTSTSGVSEKRIMISEVIKIGKYKEETMINLNDRTNLNYPILIGRNFLRGKFLVDVSLSHQLGD, encoded by the coding sequence ATGATACATTCCATTGGCACGAATCATTCTAAAATTATAAAATTCCAATTTCGATTCTATCGAATTTTTAACGTTTTTGTCATTTTGTTCCTGTTTGCCAATTGTTTTGGTTCGGGTCAAGTGGTGGAAAAAAAACCTGACCAACACATTAAACCCATCACCATTCCACCACAGTATTTAAAACCGATTGTTGGTCGAGTGGAATGGGTTGAGTTTCCTAATTGGAAGTTGAAACTACGGGCACGGATTGATACAGGTGCTTTGTCCTGTTCTATCAATGCAGTGAATATTGAAAGGGTAACAGAAAACGGCGAGACTTATATCTTGTTTGATACGTTTGTCAATGAGAAACCTGTGCGATTAAAAAGTAAGTTTGTCAAAGAAGCAAAAGTAACAAGTACATCTGGTGTTTCAGAAAAAAGAATTATGATCAGCGAAGTGATCAAAATTGGAAAATATAAAGAAGAAACAATGATCAACTTGAATGATCGTACCAATCTCAATTATCCAATTCTAATCGGAAGGAATTTTTTGCGTGGAAAATTTTTAGTCGATGTGTCTTTGTCACACCAATTAGGGGATTAA
- a CDS encoding 7TM domain-containing protein, whose amino-acid sequence MDRKTYITVVILIIVPILSILYKLNVAELSLLPVSVDDTVNLQVVISPKENVAISEVSFPIPKQFIQAKVLKSNTRTEDLEFRALKKQYGHLGIWEGEDWNSSVGYYAKIKMLPYENKDPEPEIPSPSKKVLTKEPYYLSLKQFTTEELTLAKKLYEQIHPYDKDNVSAAKQIYYFISEEIINTHKDITLTDTIRINSGSAYTQALLFSLLCRMRGIQARTVAGFDLNKQSEKDNKSKITFWNEIRFHGKWYFVSTYKHVFASTANGFLPIWKSVEDKRNLGEDPATFRYTAYITKSNVNRYNFKEYSEEIASSNSFLKYYSLYSLPTPLQNLFRLVILIPIGALVLSVARNMIGIPTFGIFTPILLAMFFYETNLWFGIGFFLLMIGLGFFERYALDKFYLLAVPRLSILLTITVLTLILFSILNEEITIFNQMSVTLFPIVITTIFVERFSIMIIEEGVMHTMVTLLGTLLIALISYMIFFFGSLQILFFTHPELLLIVIAIQIFLGLYKGYRVSELFRFKEIFKS is encoded by the coding sequence TTGGATCGAAAAACATACATAACTGTTGTTATATTAATCATAGTACCAATTCTTTCTATCTTGTATAAACTGAATGTCGCGGAATTGTCACTTTTGCCTGTTTCAGTCGATGATACTGTGAATCTTCAGGTAGTGATCTCTCCAAAAGAAAATGTCGCCATATCCGAAGTGAGTTTTCCTATTCCAAAACAATTCATCCAAGCGAAAGTATTGAAATCCAATACCAGGACAGAAGACTTAGAATTTCGAGCCTTAAAAAAACAATATGGCCATTTGGGAATTTGGGAAGGCGAAGATTGGAATTCCTCTGTTGGTTATTACGCCAAAATCAAAATGTTGCCTTACGAAAACAAAGATCCTGAACCTGAGATTCCAAGTCCTTCCAAAAAAGTTCTTACAAAAGAGCCATATTATCTCTCTCTCAAACAATTTACGACTGAAGAGCTAACACTCGCTAAAAAATTATATGAACAAATCCATCCTTATGATAAGGATAATGTTTCCGCTGCGAAACAAATTTATTATTTTATCTCTGAAGAGATCATCAATACACATAAAGATATCACTTTGACTGATACCATTCGAATCAATAGTGGAAGTGCTTATACGCAAGCATTACTTTTTTCCTTACTTTGTCGGATGCGTGGTATTCAAGCAAGAACAGTTGCTGGATTTGATTTAAACAAACAATCAGAAAAAGACAATAAAAGTAAAATCACCTTTTGGAACGAAATCAGATTCCATGGGAAATGGTATTTTGTTTCCACTTACAAACATGTTTTCGCAAGCACCGCAAACGGTTTCCTACCTATTTGGAAATCAGTCGAAGATAAAAGGAACTTGGGAGAAGACCCAGCAACCTTTCGTTATACGGCTTATATTACCAAATCGAATGTCAATCGATACAATTTTAAGGAGTATAGTGAAGAGATTGCTTCAAGTAATAGTTTTTTAAAATACTATTCCTTATATAGTTTGCCCACTCCCTTACAAAATTTATTTCGATTGGTGATTTTAATTCCGATCGGAGCTCTTGTTTTGTCTGTGGCAAGGAACATGATTGGAATTCCCACATTTGGGATTTTTACACCCATATTACTTGCTATGTTCTTTTATGAAACCAACCTTTGGTTCGGAATCGGTTTTTTCCTTTTGATGATTGGACTTGGTTTTTTTGAGCGTTATGCTTTAGACAAGTTTTATTTACTCGCGGTACCAAGGCTTTCGATTTTACTCACAATCACTGTCCTCACACTCATCTTGTTTTCGATCTTAAACGAAGAGATCACAATTTTTAACCAAATGAGTGTGACTTTATTTCCGATTGTGATCACAACTATATTTGTAGAACGATTTTCCATCATGATCATTGAAGAAGGAGTGATGCATACCATGGTCACTTTACTCGGAACATTGTTGATCGCTCTCATTAGTTATATGATCTTTTTCTTTGGTTCACTTCAGATTTTGTTTTTCACTCATCCTGAACTTTTGCTCATCGTCATTGCCATTCAGATTTTCCTTGGGTTGTACAAAGGATATCGAGTGTCTGAGCTCTTTCGGTTTAAGGAAATTTTTAAATCGTGA
- a CDS encoding alpha-L-glutamate ligase-like protein encodes MISIFNQFESEGILGINRRIGEFILPNNPREFYPLVDDKWKTAELTRQFHVPMPKHYGVIDTFGGIQTTKELVKDHPGFVVKPANGGMGNGILVISRTENLENGKVLFHKSDGKVVKEKELNHHISGILSGLYSLDGNSDTCILQERLECHPFFQEISFRGIPDIRVIVYLGYPVMAMLRLPTKESGGRANLHQGALGVGVDLKTGTLTHSVCNDKRIHIHPDTKQTLSGRMIPHWNEILEMSSRCFDMSGLGYLGVDIVLDETRGPLLLEMNARPGLGIQIANRMGLVSRLKLVEKIRSSADGPKDRVHRMLSEL; translated from the coding sequence GTGATTTCTATTTTCAATCAGTTTGAATCAGAAGGAATTCTTGGCATCAATCGAAGGATTGGTGAATTCATTCTACCAAACAACCCTCGAGAGTTTTATCCACTCGTGGATGATAAGTGGAAAACCGCCGAACTCACAAGACAGTTCCATGTTCCAATGCCTAAACATTATGGTGTGATTGATACTTTTGGTGGGATCCAAACAACAAAAGAGTTAGTGAAGGATCATCCTGGGTTTGTTGTCAAACCTGCCAATGGCGGGATGGGCAATGGAATTTTAGTGATCAGTCGAACGGAAAACTTAGAGAATGGAAAGGTTCTCTTTCATAAATCGGATGGGAAGGTTGTGAAAGAAAAGGAATTAAACCATCATATCTCTGGTATTTTATCAGGTTTGTATTCTCTTGATGGCAATTCCGATACTTGTATCTTACAAGAACGTTTGGAGTGCCATCCTTTCTTCCAGGAAATTTCTTTTCGGGGTATCCCCGACATACGAGTGATTGTATACTTGGGTTATCCTGTGATGGCTATGTTACGTTTGCCAACTAAGGAATCAGGTGGTCGTGCCAACCTCCACCAAGGAGCTCTCGGTGTTGGTGTGGATCTAAAAACTGGAACCTTAACCCATTCTGTATGTAATGACAAACGTATCCATATCCATCCAGACACAAAACAAACATTAAGTGGAAGAATGATTCCCCATTGGAATGAAATTTTAGAGATGTCGTCCAGGTGTTTTGATATGTCGGGGCTTGGTTATCTCGGCGTAGATATCGTGTTAGACGAGACGAGAGGGCCACTTCTCTTAGAGATGAATGCACGGCCAGGGCTTGGGATTCAGATCGCCAATCGGATGGGACTTGTCAGTCGGTTGAAACTTGTGGAGAAAATCCGCAGTTCGGCAGATGGCCCAAAGGACCGAGTCCACCGAATGTTAAGTGAGTTGTAA
- a CDS encoding DUF6580 family putative transport protein has product MFQSRVSVAILMVIATVLSRILPHPPNFTPILAVSLFSGAYLADRRLALVVPIAAMFVSDLFLGFHDLMPVVYGFMILSVLFGKQIGTSLSKSFGYTVVGSVLFFVVTNLAVWATSGMYSLDVVGLRQCFLMAVPFFQNSILGDLVYSGILFGAMAFLNRTVFQTAKQTA; this is encoded by the coding sequence ATGTTCCAATCTCGTGTTTCTGTTGCCATTCTGATGGTGATTGCTACTGTCCTAAGTCGTATTTTACCGCACCCTCCGAATTTTACGCCAATTTTGGCTGTTTCTCTCTTTTCTGGTGCTTATTTGGCAGATAGAAGATTAGCCCTCGTGGTGCCAATCGCAGCGATGTTTGTCTCTGATCTTTTCCTCGGTTTCCATGACTTGATGCCGGTTGTGTACGGTTTTATGATCCTTTCCGTTCTTTTCGGAAAACAAATCGGAACATCCCTCTCCAAATCCTTTGGCTACACAGTGGTTGGTTCGGTTCTTTTCTTTGTTGTGACAAACCTTGCGGTTTGGGCGACAAGTGGGATGTACAGTTTGGATGTAGTTGGACTTCGCCAATGTTTTTTGATGGCAGTTCCTTTTTTCCAAAACTCCATCCTTGGTGACCTCGTGTATTCCGGAATTCTATTTGGAGCGATGGCCTTTCTCAATCGCACTGTGTTCCAAACAGCAAAACAAACCGCTTAA
- the mazG gene encoding nucleoside triphosphate pyrophosphohydrolase — translation MNPPNFDSPIQNLLQLTSDLRSPEGCPWDKEQTHRSVIPHLLEETYEVVDTIEKGDDNHLKEELGDLLFQITFHSQLAKERGAFDFQDVASGVFQKLVYRHPHVYGNKAGIGTGEEVLTQWDQLKQKEKESKGILPTNGSLLSEIPKALPAIQRSEKIQSKVTKQGFDWPNVGGVFQKFQEEIQELDTELQKKGSLTSKKLPYDERIEDELGDLFFLLVNLSRKLSIDPETCLRRANEKFESRFRLMEGYVAKTGKTLKDHSLEELDTYWDLAKEELRVKFLNQNNMDSK, via the coding sequence GTGAACCCACCCAATTTTGATTCACCCATCCAAAATTTACTGCAACTTACCTCTGACCTCCGAAGTCCTGAAGGTTGTCCATGGGATAAGGAACAAACCCACCGATCGGTCATCCCCCATTTGCTCGAAGAAACCTATGAAGTCGTGGATACGATTGAAAAGGGGGACGACAACCACCTAAAAGAGGAATTGGGTGATTTACTTTTCCAAATCACCTTCCATAGCCAATTGGCGAAGGAACGTGGAGCGTTTGACTTTCAGGATGTCGCGAGTGGTGTCTTCCAAAAACTGGTCTATCGCCACCCTCATGTGTATGGAAACAAAGCCGGGATTGGAACAGGCGAGGAGGTCCTCACCCAATGGGACCAATTGAAACAAAAGGAAAAAGAATCCAAAGGGATTTTGCCTACAAATGGTAGCCTCCTATCTGAAATTCCGAAAGCTTTGCCCGCCATCCAACGCTCTGAAAAAATACAATCCAAAGTCACCAAACAAGGGTTTGATTGGCCAAACGTGGGGGGAGTTTTTCAAAAGTTCCAAGAAGAGATTCAGGAACTTGACACGGAACTCCAAAAAAAAGGATCCCTAACTTCAAAAAAATTACCCTATGACGAACGGATTGAAGATGAGTTAGGTGATCTTTTCTTTTTACTTGTGAATTTATCTCGTAAACTTTCCATCGATCCTGAAACTTGCCTCCGTCGTGCCAATGAAAAATTTGAATCTCGTTTTCGTTTGATGGAAGGGTATGTAGCAAAAACGGGAAAAACTTTAAAAGATCATTCCTTAGAGGAACTCGATACGTATTGGGATTTGGCGAAAGAAGAGTTACGAGTGAAATTTTTGAACCAAAACAATATGGATTCAAAATGA
- a CDS encoding LIC_13241 domain-containing protein — translation MNSFDINDLPTLKEFSIIAYKWLSENYPKFDGQLNMDATVELSFPIRWKTKMEGEVFEWVVSDMGSITLRLGGLEGNRRNPSPIFYLSLLKTEGVGFQWADPEGNSVSFPDPSILEEVKSRVQLYLDSVS, via the coding sequence ATGAATTCCTTTGATATAAACGATCTACCAACTCTAAAAGAATTTTCGATCATTGCGTACAAGTGGTTGTCTGAAAACTATCCGAAGTTTGATGGCCAACTAAATATGGATGCAACTGTTGAACTTTCCTTTCCCATTCGCTGGAAAACCAAAATGGAAGGTGAGGTCTTTGAATGGGTGGTCTCAGATATGGGTTCCATCACACTGAGATTAGGTGGACTTGAGGGAAACAGGCGTAATCCTTCCCCCATTTTTTATTTGAGCCTTTTGAAAACAGAAGGAGTAGGGTTCCAATGGGCCGATCCCGAAGGGAATTCTGTTTCTTTCCCTGATCCTTCTATATTAGAAGAAGTCAAGTCAAGAGTGCAATTGTATTTGGATTCGGTTAGTTAA
- the lpxD gene encoding UDP-3-O-(3-hydroxymyristoyl)glucosamine N-acyltransferase: MTQIKLSTLQTLLPDATFQNSETLKDINFSGLTSLTLAGPSDISFVASKTFVNEAKASKASLLVVSQETAEALSDKAIIIVSKVELTTAKIIRLFFPEKQPSGKRSAQVAIDPSAKIGSNTDIGHFVTIGKDSIIGNDCIIEDGVKIGDRVQIGDGARIGKNCVFFDDTIVGKRFIAFGNSTFGGDGFGFVYAEGKHNKIPQVGRVVIGDDVEVGSNCTIDRGALTDTTIGNGCKFDNMVHVAHNCKVGDHVIIAGQSGLAGSVTLGNNVIIGGACAISDHLTLVDGTIIAGGSSLRTSPKTKDVYVGWDLGLTFPEFQKYRVNIKNIVNLNKWLKRIENIEKKVGIETKES, translated from the coding sequence ATGACTCAAATCAAACTATCTACACTCCAAACACTTCTTCCAGACGCTACATTTCAAAATTCCGAAACACTAAAGGATATCAATTTCTCTGGCCTCACTTCCTTAACCCTTGCTGGTCCTTCTGACATTTCCTTTGTTGCCTCAAAAACGTTTGTGAACGAAGCCAAAGCATCCAAAGCTTCCTTACTCGTTGTATCTCAAGAAACGGCAGAAGCTCTAAGCGACAAAGCCATCATCATCGTTTCAAAAGTGGAACTAACCACAGCAAAAATCATTCGTTTGTTTTTCCCAGAAAAACAACCTTCGGGAAAACGAAGTGCACAAGTTGCCATCGACCCAAGTGCTAAAATTGGATCCAATACAGATATCGGACATTTTGTAACCATTGGAAAAGATTCCATCATTGGGAATGACTGCATCATCGAAGATGGTGTGAAAATTGGAGACCGAGTGCAAATTGGCGATGGAGCACGCATTGGGAAAAACTGCGTTTTCTTTGACGATACCATTGTGGGGAAACGATTCATTGCGTTTGGAAACTCTACCTTTGGAGGAGATGGATTTGGATTTGTGTATGCGGAAGGCAAACACAACAAAATCCCCCAAGTGGGACGTGTGGTCATTGGTGATGATGTGGAAGTGGGAAGTAATTGCACCATCGACCGAGGTGCACTCACCGACACAACCATTGGCAATGGGTGTAAATTTGATAACATGGTTCACGTTGCTCACAACTGTAAGGTGGGAGACCATGTCATCATAGCAGGCCAATCCGGTCTTGCAGGAAGTGTGACACTTGGAAACAATGTCATCATTGGTGGCGCTTGTGCCATTAGTGACCACTTAACACTGGTAGATGGAACGATCATAGCTGGTGGTTCAAGCCTACGCACCTCCCCAAAAACAAAAGATGTTTATGTGGGGTGGGACTTAGGCCTTACCTTCCCTGAATTCCAAAAGTACAGAGTGAACATTAAAAACATTGTGAATCTCAACAAATGGCTCAAACGAATTGAAAACATCGAAAAAAAAGTAGGGATTGAAACTAAAGAATCGTAA
- a CDS encoding DoxX family protein, with product MFYKLLATNKDITLTILRVTLGVVILPHGAQKVLGAFGGYGFEGTMGFFSSLGIPYFFGVLAIVAEFFGAIGLILGLFTRLAAFGIASTMVVAAVLVHLPNGFFVNNNGYGYEYHILAVGLAIPLIIKGAGSFSLDDIIAHKIEG from the coding sequence ATGTTTTACAAATTACTCGCAACCAATAAAGACATCACTCTCACGATCCTTCGTGTGACACTTGGTGTTGTCATCCTGCCACACGGTGCACAAAAAGTTCTCGGAGCTTTCGGTGGATACGGCTTTGAAGGAACGATGGGATTTTTCTCAAGTTTAGGCATCCCTTACTTTTTTGGCGTTCTCGCGATCGTTGCAGAATTTTTTGGTGCGATCGGTTTGATTCTTGGACTTTTCACTCGCCTCGCAGCGTTTGGAATTGCGTCCACAATGGTTGTTGCAGCAGTTCTCGTACACTTACCAAATGGTTTCTTTGTAAACAATAATGGTTATGGATATGAGTACCACATCCTTGCTGTGGGTCTTGCGATACCATTAATCATCAAAGGGGCAGGTTCGTTCTCTTTAGATGATATCATTGCCCATAAAATCGAAGGGTGA
- a CDS encoding RibD family protein, translating to MKLSINMAMTLDGKVVRPDGRWYGLTSSEDKTQMDVYRSQSDAVLIGKNSILNDNPIVKIRAVPNALNPRPVILVRKGTLPPDKHVFEESDHIPLIICTKSNLKEIKTSLENKAEIFALDSDDIDPKKVTGILKRKGYKNVLLEGGPKLNFSFLEADLVDRIYITVVPYIIGKTGLAGIADRNSELPGFDKQNWTLKQHFTKGNEIFLVYEKS from the coding sequence ATGAAATTATCGATTAATATGGCGATGACCTTGGATGGAAAGGTAGTTCGCCCCGATGGCCGTTGGTATGGCCTCACTTCCTCGGAAGACAAAACCCAAATGGATGTCTACCGCTCTCAATCCGATGCCGTTCTCATTGGCAAAAACTCCATCCTAAATGACAACCCCATAGTCAAAATCCGGGCCGTGCCCAATGCTCTGAACCCAAGGCCCGTCATCCTAGTCCGAAAAGGCACCCTTCCACCCGACAAACATGTTTTTGAGGAATCCGATCATATCCCCCTCATCATTTGCACCAAATCCAATTTAAAAGAGATCAAAACCAGTTTAGAGAATAAGGCAGAAATCTTTGCTTTGGACTCCGATGACATTGACCCCAAAAAAGTGACGGGGATTCTCAAACGAAAGGGCTACAAAAATGTCCTACTCGAGGGTGGACCAAAACTCAATTTTTCCTTCTTAGAAGCGGACCTGGTCGACCGTATTTATATCACCGTTGTCCCCTACATCATCGGAAAAACGGGTCTTGCCGGCATCGCGGATCGGAATTCAGAACTCCCAGGCTTTGACAAACAAAACTGGACTCTCAAACAACATTTTACCAAAGGAAACGAGATCTTTCTCGTGTACGAAAAATCATAA
- a CDS encoding (2Fe-2S)-binding protein yields MISSGMDPFDLNSLMRPKRVCLCRMVTEEELVRAIHAGAVTMEQIRETTRASTGCGTCSMQVYHILQRELQNLSRRKIS; encoded by the coding sequence ATGATTAGTTCAGGTATGGATCCTTTCGATTTAAATTCCCTAATGAGACCAAAACGGGTCTGTTTATGTCGAATGGTTACGGAAGAAGAATTAGTCCGTGCCATCCATGCGGGTGCCGTAACCATGGAACAAATTAGAGAAACAACAAGAGCCTCTACCGGCTGCGGGACTTGCTCCATGCAAGTCTACCACATCCTCCAGCGCGAATTGCAGAATCTCTCTCGGAGGAAAATTTCATGA
- a CDS encoding MFS transporter, whose product MSKDKNPEAKKKKNREIFGWCMFDFANSSYTTVIISVVYCEIFTRLVVPSEVGSDNPFRMGNTLWAWALAASYLFVVVTGPIFGAITDYSSKKKLFLFLSYIGCVIATFLLYYVEPGMIWMGMILVAFSNFFFASGENFASSFLPFLGSKEDLGKISGYAWGIGYFGGIGSVALATTLGDYTLDNFENLKLVGPYTAIFFLIAAIPTFLFLKEPHLPLGVSHKVNYFKIGKDRVIQTLKDARNFKDLMIYLVSLFFTMAALAIVISFAFIYGSQEIHIEAEHKQAMFIFIQIAAAIGALAFGVIQDSIGAKKTFNLTLVLWLVTCALIYYVHDLTSIANEVLGKNWTVQWVFVFISSLAGMGLGSTQSASRALVGIFSPESKSGEFFGMWGLSGKIAAAAGLFLFGYIQTLVSLRNAFLVVAFFYFLSLIINFFVDEERGVEAANRFQEKT is encoded by the coding sequence ATGTCCAAAGACAAAAACCCGGAAGCAAAAAAGAAAAAAAACCGTGAAATTTTTGGATGGTGTATGTTTGATTTTGCGAACTCATCCTATACCACCGTCATCATCAGTGTCGTGTATTGTGAAATTTTCACAAGACTCGTCGTTCCTTCCGAAGTTGGTTCGGACAATCCGTTCCGAATGGGGAATACTCTCTGGGCCTGGGCTCTTGCTGCCTCCTATCTCTTCGTTGTTGTGACAGGACCCATATTTGGAGCCATCACTGACTACAGTTCCAAGAAAAAATTGTTTTTATTCCTGAGTTATATCGGTTGTGTGATCGCCACTTTTTTACTCTATTATGTGGAACCTGGGATGATCTGGATGGGGATGATACTCGTTGCGTTCTCCAATTTTTTCTTTGCTTCGGGTGAAAACTTTGCTTCTAGTTTTTTGCCATTTCTCGGCTCCAAAGAAGACTTAGGCAAAATTTCTGGATACGCATGGGGGATTGGATACTTTGGTGGGATAGGGTCTGTTGCCCTTGCTACCACACTTGGTGATTACACCCTCGATAATTTCGAAAATTTAAAGTTAGTTGGGCCATACACCGCCATCTTCTTTTTGATTGCAGCCATCCCGACCTTCCTCTTTTTGAAAGAACCCCACCTTCCACTTGGGGTTTCTCATAAGGTGAATTATTTCAAAATTGGAAAGGACCGAGTCATCCAAACCTTAAAAGATGCACGTAATTTCAAAGATTTGATGATTTATCTTGTTTCCTTGTTTTTTACCATGGCGGCCCTTGCGATTGTGATCTCCTTTGCTTTTATTTATGGATCCCAAGAAATTCATATAGAAGCCGAACACAAACAAGCCATGTTTATCTTCATCCAAATTGCTGCCGCAATCGGTGCCCTTGCGTTTGGAGTGATCCAAGATAGTATTGGTGCCAAAAAAACTTTTAACCTTACGCTTGTTCTCTGGCTTGTGACTTGTGCCTTGATTTATTATGTACATGATCTCACATCCATAGCCAACGAAGTGCTTGGCAAAAATTGGACGGTACAATGGGTGTTTGTATTTATCTCCTCACTCGCAGGAATGGGCCTCGGTTCCACACAATCTGCTTCCCGAGCCCTTGTGGGTATCTTTAGTCCCGAATCCAAATCGGGTGAGTTTTTTGGGATGTGGGGACTTTCTGGTAAAATTGCCGCAGCAGCAGGACTCTTTTTGTTTGGATACATCCAAACCTTGGTGAGCTTACGAAATGCCTTTTTGGTAGTGGCTTTCTTTTACTTTTTATCACTCATCATTAACTTTTTTGTAGATGAAGAAAGAGGAGTGGAAGCCGCCAATCGGTTCCAAGAAAAAACATGA